A single genomic interval of Spirosoma taeanense harbors:
- the kynU gene encoding kynureninase gives MTYETSLTFARQLDQNDPLRLFRDRFHIPQRDGQPLTYLCGNSLGLQPTTARAALEQELTTWQNLGVEGWFEVPEGAEHTWLGYHNTCKEALAQIVGADRGEVCPMNALTVNLHLLLASFYQPTGRKYKILTIKGDFPSDQYALETHVKLRNPGMGSLVDAIIEVAPRPDDHLIHTTDIQAAIAEHADELAVIWMSGLNYYTGQVYNMAAIAETARRHCVSIGFDLAHAIGNVPLRLHDWGVDFATWCSYKYLNGGPGAVSGVFIHQKHHEQNLPRLAGWWGYREDRRFEMTPGFLPAPGADGWQLSTPNIPALALHRASLAITAEAGMTALRQKSELLTSYLEYLLGGFGEVQILTPDDPNQRGCQLSLLVRKQGKALFRFLTEQGIIGDWREPDCIRLAPAPLYNTFEDVWRVGDALSRFFGQA, from the coding sequence ATGACCTACGAAACCTCCCTCACTTTTGCCCGGCAACTCGATCAGAATGATCCGCTCCGCCTGTTTCGCGATCGCTTTCATATTCCCCAGCGTGATGGGCAGCCATTGACGTATTTGTGCGGTAACTCGCTTGGTCTTCAGCCTACAACAGCCAGGGCCGCTCTGGAGCAGGAACTTACTACCTGGCAGAATCTGGGGGTGGAAGGCTGGTTTGAAGTGCCCGAAGGCGCAGAGCATACGTGGCTCGGTTACCATAACACCTGCAAAGAAGCCCTGGCGCAGATTGTGGGTGCCGATAGGGGCGAGGTTTGCCCTATGAATGCGCTGACGGTTAACCTGCATCTGCTGCTGGCTTCGTTCTACCAGCCAACCGGCCGTAAGTATAAAATTCTGACCATCAAAGGCGATTTCCCTTCGGATCAGTATGCGCTTGAAACCCACGTAAAGCTTCGGAATCCAGGCATGGGCTCGCTGGTGGACGCGATCATTGAAGTAGCGCCGAGGCCCGACGATCATCTAATCCATACAACTGACATCCAGGCCGCTATTGCCGAACATGCCGACGAGCTGGCCGTAATCTGGATGAGTGGGCTGAATTATTATACCGGACAGGTGTACAACATGGCCGCCATTGCCGAAACGGCGCGTCGGCACTGCGTCAGCATTGGCTTTGATCTGGCGCATGCTATTGGCAACGTACCGCTGCGGCTGCACGACTGGGGCGTCGATTTTGCGACCTGGTGCTCCTATAAATACCTCAACGGTGGCCCCGGTGCCGTTTCGGGTGTGTTCATTCATCAGAAACACCACGAGCAGAACCTGCCCCGGCTGGCGGGCTGGTGGGGATACCGCGAAGACCGGCGCTTCGAGATGACGCCCGGTTTTCTGCCCGCGCCCGGTGCCGATGGCTGGCAGCTCAGCACACCTAATATTCCCGCGCTGGCCCTGCACCGGGCTTCGCTTGCCATCACTGCCGAAGCAGGCATGACTGCCCTCCGCCAGAAAAGTGAGCTGTTGACCAGCTATCTGGAATATTTGCTTGGCGGCTTCGGCGAGGTACAGATTCTGACGCCCGACGACCCAAATCAGCGGGGTTGCCAGCTTTCGCTGTTGGTAAGAAAGCAGGGAAAAGCCCTGTTCCGCTTTTTAACCGAGCAGGGGATTATTGGCGACTGGCGCGAACCCGACTGCATTCGACTGGCGCCTGCGCCCCTCTACAATACGTTTGAAGACGTCTGGCGCGTAGGCGATGCCCTAAGCCGCTTTTTCGGCCAGGCTTAA
- a CDS encoding alpha/beta hydrolase, whose amino-acid sequence MKNNLTNQAVHSASTTRSGLSPIRCSLVLALCMAFALTACEDHRIPQPGQVIRSNNPKPDWGPTITPQMLAVIEELQRLNPVPLYTLSPQEARTKPSFKDAVNSLLDKQGISRPRANVTISERMISGADGAQIRAKIYTPNNVTGPMPVIVYYHGGGWVIASPEVYEYSTLALAEETKAVVVSVDYRLAPEFKFPTAHEDAYRAYEWVKNNAALINGNANKVAVAGESAGGNMAVTVSMMARDRGLPLPVHILSVFPVANNDLNTPSYNQYANAMPLNRPLVQWFVDKYFRSPADGDSPLISLVDVADLRGLPPTTIIGAEIDPLQTEGMQLRDKLQSQGVSVTYQLYTGVTHEFFGMYAIVPEAQQAQALAATQLRNAFR is encoded by the coding sequence ATGAAAAATAATCTTACAAATCAGGCGGTGCACTCAGCCTCAACGACAAGATCCGGGCTGAGCCCGATCCGATGCAGTTTAGTACTGGCTCTGTGTATGGCGTTTGCCCTGACAGCCTGCGAAGATCACCGCATTCCGCAGCCGGGTCAGGTGATCCGTTCCAACAACCCCAAACCGGATTGGGGGCCAACGATAACGCCCCAGATGCTGGCCGTTATTGAAGAGCTTCAGCGACTGAATCCGGTTCCACTGTATACGCTTTCGCCCCAGGAGGCCCGCACAAAACCGAGTTTTAAGGATGCTGTTAATTCTCTGCTCGATAAACAGGGTATTAGTCGGCCCCGGGCTAACGTGACGATCAGCGAACGTATGATTTCGGGCGCCGACGGTGCTCAGATTCGGGCTAAAATCTATACGCCAAATAACGTAACCGGCCCGATGCCCGTCATAGTCTATTACCACGGTGGCGGCTGGGTTATTGCCAGTCCGGAAGTCTATGAATACTCAACGCTGGCGCTGGCTGAAGAAACCAAGGCCGTTGTCGTTTCAGTTGATTACCGGCTCGCACCCGAGTTTAAGTTTCCAACAGCTCACGAAGATGCTTACCGGGCCTATGAATGGGTAAAAAACAATGCTGCACTAATCAACGGCAATGCAAACAAAGTAGCCGTTGCGGGTGAAAGCGCCGGGGGCAACATGGCCGTTACGGTCAGCATGATGGCCCGCGACCGGGGTCTGCCCCTACCGGTACATATTCTGTCGGTCTTTCCGGTGGCCAACAATGATCTGAACACCCCATCGTATAATCAATATGCCAATGCTATGCCGCTTAACCGGCCACTGGTGCAATGGTTTGTCGATAAATACTTCCGATCGCCCGCTGACGGCGACAGTCCGCTGATTTCACTCGTGGACGTAGCGGATCTGCGTGGTCTGCCGCCAACAACGATCATCGGCGCGGAGATTGACCCGCTTCAGACCGAAGGCATGCAGTTGCGCGATAAGCTCCAGAGTCAGGGAGTGTCGGTTACGTATCAACTTTACACGGGCGTAACGCACGAATTCTTTGGCATGTATGCCATTGTACCCGAAGCACAGCAGGCTCAGGCCCTGGCAGCTACCCAGTTGCGAAATGCATTCCGGTAA
- a CDS encoding heavy-metal-associated domain-containing protein, which produces MLRNLFLTALTSLMLVGNLFAGTATRGNTLRDDKEKEIKIKTSAVCTMCKARIERNLAFEKGVKEADLDVKTKVVTIKYNPAKTDVAKLKANISKTGYDAEEVPADEAGYNKLPSCCKKGGMAHQ; this is translated from the coding sequence ATGTTACGTAACCTATTTCTGACGGCCCTAACCTCACTGATGCTGGTGGGCAATCTGTTTGCTGGCACAGCCACCCGCGGCAATACTCTGCGGGATGATAAAGAGAAAGAGATAAAGATTAAAACGTCGGCTGTCTGCACCATGTGCAAGGCGCGAATCGAGCGGAATCTAGCCTTCGAAAAAGGCGTGAAAGAAGCGGATCTGGACGTGAAGACCAAGGTCGTAACCATTAAGTATAACCCCGCAAAAACCGATGTTGCCAAACTGAAAGCAAACATCAGCAAGACCGGGTATGATGCCGAAGAAGTACCCGCCGATGAAGCGGGCTATAATAAACTACCAAGCTGCTGCAAAAAAGGCGGTATGGCCCATCAGTAA
- a CDS encoding sialidase family protein encodes MLTILWAVRWYGAETGQTIGEGTHPAVAIDPAGKVHVVYGQGQKILYSTSATGESFSRPQLIDSLPGLHLGASRGPQIAATSGSVVITAIDKAGDVWAYRLDRTTGHWQKRITVTDVPRTALEGFVTLTAGPDDTFNAFWLDLRGNKRNKIAGAHSTNGGRTWSANRIIYQSPDGTVCECCQLTAVSRGDQVVLMFRNFLKGSRDMYLISSADGGQTFGRAVRLGVGTWLLNACPMDGGGLFINPQGAIWTVWRRRDTLFTARPGEAETKIAVGKNPKIVSTLNGTYVL; translated from the coding sequence ATGTTAACCATATTGTGGGCTGTCCGCTGGTATGGAGCTGAAACAGGACAGACCATAGGTGAAGGTACTCATCCGGCGGTGGCAATTGATCCCGCCGGTAAGGTGCATGTAGTGTATGGGCAGGGACAAAAAATTCTGTACAGTACATCGGCTACCGGCGAATCGTTTAGCCGCCCACAGCTAATTGATAGTTTACCCGGCCTGCATCTGGGAGCGTCCCGTGGTCCTCAGATAGCGGCAACGTCAGGTTCAGTAGTTATTACGGCGATTGATAAGGCTGGCGACGTATGGGCGTACCGGCTCGACCGGACTACGGGCCACTGGCAGAAGCGGATAACCGTAACAGATGTACCCCGTACCGCACTGGAAGGATTTGTTACACTGACTGCCGGCCCGGATGATACGTTCAACGCGTTCTGGCTCGATCTGCGGGGAAACAAAAGAAACAAAATTGCGGGTGCCCACTCAACCAATGGCGGGCGCACATGGTCGGCTAACCGGATCATTTATCAATCACCGGACGGGACCGTTTGTGAATGCTGTCAGCTTACGGCGGTTAGCAGGGGAGATCAGGTTGTGCTCATGTTTCGCAATTTCCTGAAAGGGTCGAGGGATATGTATCTGATTAGCTCCGCCGACGGTGGGCAGACGTTTGGCCGGGCGGTCAGGTTAGGCGTAGGTACCTGGTTGCTCAACGCCTGTCCGATGGATGGGGGCGGGTTGTTCATAAACCCACAGGGCGCTATCTGGACCGTCTGGCGCCGTAGGGATACCTTGTTTACGGCCCGCCCGGGTGAGGCCGAAACGAAAATTGCAGTTGGTAAAAATCCTAAAATAGTCTCGACGCTCAACGGTACGTATGTCCTGTAA
- a CDS encoding four-helix bundle copper-binding protein, producing the protein METMEQGHKHADTCFECAQACERCVTACLEMGDNDSKGHDMTACIKLCRDCADFCTLCGRLDARGSEFSRDFMVLCAEICEACAEECEKHADHVAHCKACAEACRKCAEECRAMSANA; encoded by the coding sequence ATGGAAACAATGGAACAGGGACACAAACACGCCGACACCTGCTTTGAATGCGCTCAGGCCTGCGAACGCTGCGTAACGGCCTGCCTCGAAATGGGCGATAATGACAGCAAAGGCCACGATATGACGGCCTGCATCAAGCTCTGCCGCGACTGCGCCGATTTCTGCACGCTCTGCGGACGGCTGGATGCCCGCGGCTCCGAGTTTTCGCGCGATTTCATGGTGTTGTGCGCGGAGATTTGTGAAGCCTGCGCTGAAGAATGCGAAAAACACGCCGATCACGTGGCCCACTGCAAAGCCTGCGCCGAAGCCTGCCGCAAATGCGCTGAAGAGTGCCGCGCTATGTCGGCAAATGCGTAA
- a CDS encoding AraC family transcriptional regulator produces MTFIIRNMVCDRCKRVVREELESLGLTVNRVELGEVDVNELPPTVTLDAIRQALQANGFDLVDDRKQSLVEHMKVLLINEIQHLKSERLASENFSSFLERKLGYEYSYLSGLFSASEGQTVEKYIIALKIEKVKEWLRYDELTLTEIAWRLGYSSVQHLSNQFRQVTGQTPGQFRKADRADRRSLDAL; encoded by the coding sequence ATGACATTCATCATTCGAAATATGGTGTGCGATCGCTGCAAGCGGGTCGTGCGTGAAGAACTTGAATCGCTGGGCCTGACCGTCAATCGGGTTGAGCTGGGGGAGGTAGATGTAAACGAGCTACCGCCGACCGTTACGCTTGACGCCATCCGGCAGGCATTACAGGCCAATGGGTTTGATCTGGTTGATGACCGGAAGCAGTCGCTGGTTGAGCACATGAAAGTGCTGCTGATCAATGAAATCCAGCACCTGAAAAGCGAACGGCTGGCGTCCGAAAATTTCTCTTCGTTTCTGGAGCGAAAACTAGGGTATGAGTACTCGTACCTGAGCGGCCTGTTTTCGGCGAGTGAAGGTCAGACCGTTGAGAAGTACATCATTGCGCTGAAGATTGAAAAAGTGAAAGAATGGCTGCGTTATGACGAACTGACCCTGACCGAAATAGCCTGGCGGTTAGGCTATAGCAGCGTTCAGCACCTGTCCAATCAGTTTCGGCAGGTGACGGGCCAGACGCCGGGGCAGTTTCGCAAGGCCGACCGGGCCGACCGCCGGAGTCTGGATGCGCTTTAA